A window from Mycobacterium saskatchewanense encodes these proteins:
- a CDS encoding SDR family oxidoreductase — protein MSGVQDRVVIVTGAGGGLGRAYARFLAANGALVVVNDLGGARDGSGAGTSMADEVVEEIRAAGGRAVANYDSVADPDGAAAVVNTALSEFGAVHAVISNAGILRDGAFHKMTDDNWDAVLKVHLYGGYHVVRAAWPHMREQKHGRVVVATSTSGLYGNFGQSNYGAAKAGLVGLTNTLAIEGAKYGITANAVAPLAATRMTADIAPREMLDKLDPELVAPAVGYLVSDENHDSGSVFVVGGGLVQRVAIFQNDGVTFTAPPDLSEITARWSEISDMSAAKLGANPV, from the coding sequence GTGTCTGGAGTCCAGGACAGGGTTGTGATCGTCACTGGTGCGGGCGGAGGCTTGGGCCGCGCTTATGCGCGATTCCTGGCGGCCAACGGAGCGCTGGTGGTGGTGAACGACCTCGGCGGTGCCCGCGACGGCTCGGGCGCGGGAACGTCGATGGCCGACGAGGTCGTCGAGGAGATCCGAGCCGCGGGTGGTCGAGCGGTGGCCAACTACGATTCGGTGGCCGACCCCGACGGTGCCGCAGCCGTCGTCAACACCGCGTTGTCGGAGTTCGGCGCCGTGCACGCGGTCATCAGCAACGCCGGAATCCTGCGCGACGGCGCCTTCCACAAGATGACCGACGACAACTGGGATGCGGTGCTCAAAGTGCATCTCTACGGGGGCTATCACGTGGTCCGAGCGGCCTGGCCGCACATGCGGGAGCAGAAACACGGACGCGTCGTGGTGGCGACCTCAACCAGCGGCCTGTACGGCAACTTCGGGCAGTCCAATTACGGGGCCGCGAAGGCGGGTTTGGTGGGGCTGACCAACACCCTTGCCATCGAAGGCGCCAAATACGGAATCACCGCCAATGCCGTCGCACCGCTCGCGGCCACCAGGATGACGGCCGACATCGCGCCCCGGGAGATGCTGGACAAGCTCGACCCAGAGCTCGTCGCGCCCGCGGTCGGCTACCTGGTCTCCGACGAGAACCACGACAGCGGATCGGTTTTCGTAGTCGGCGGCGGTTTGGTTCAGCGCGTCGCCATCTTCCAGAACGACGGCGTCACCTTCACTGCACCTCCCGACCTGTCGGAGATCACCGCCCGGTGGAGCGAGATCAGCGATATGTCCGCCGCCAAACTCGGCGCCAACCCGGTTTAA
- a CDS encoding enoyl-CoA hydratase/isomerase family protein gives MTSVLTGDDGAVRTVTLNRPEVRNAIDIPLRLELAKALETADADESVRAIVLTGSGTVFCAGGDISTMRRMAPEEAEQRAHLAQHVVRCIWTTAKPVVAAVEGAAFGAGAALALACDRVVAARNARFATTFTSVGLAGDMGTFVSLPRRVGMARARQMLLMPEAVAGEKAAAWGLVDALTEPGRALEVAWADAARLATGPAEAFGVIKKLLAVAPTLHPLDTLDEEARHQARLFGTDDFVEGVAAFHEKRRPSFGQRQGVRQ, from the coding sequence ATGACGAGTGTGCTGACCGGCGACGACGGCGCGGTTCGCACGGTGACGTTGAACCGGCCCGAGGTGCGCAACGCCATTGACATCCCCCTGCGCCTCGAGCTCGCCAAGGCGCTGGAGACGGCTGACGCCGATGAATCGGTACGCGCCATCGTCCTTACCGGCAGCGGGACCGTGTTCTGCGCGGGCGGCGACATCTCCACCATGCGGCGCATGGCGCCCGAGGAAGCCGAGCAACGCGCCCACCTTGCCCAGCACGTCGTCCGGTGCATCTGGACCACCGCCAAGCCCGTGGTGGCCGCGGTCGAGGGGGCGGCCTTTGGCGCCGGCGCCGCGCTCGCCCTCGCCTGCGACCGGGTGGTCGCGGCCCGGAACGCCCGCTTCGCCACCACCTTCACCAGTGTCGGGTTAGCCGGTGACATGGGAACTTTCGTGTCGCTGCCGCGGCGCGTGGGGATGGCCCGAGCTCGACAGATGCTGCTGATGCCCGAGGCGGTCGCCGGTGAGAAGGCAGCAGCATGGGGTCTGGTCGATGCGCTCACCGAGCCGGGCAGGGCGCTCGAGGTGGCGTGGGCCGATGCGGCGCGGTTGGCCACCGGGCCCGCGGAAGCGTTCGGGGTCATCAAGAAACTCCTGGCCGTCGCTCCGACGCTGCATCCGCTTGACACACTCGACGAGGAGGCGCGGCACCAGGCCAGGCTGTTCGGTACCGACGACTTCGTAGAAGGCGTTGCCGCCTTCCACGAGAAGCGCCGGCCCTCATTCGGTCAGCGACAAGGAGTTCGCCAATGA
- a CDS encoding aromatic ring-hydroxylating oxygenase subunit alpha, with the protein MTSVSQPEASTGARYEQLIRPDKVHSSLYTDPSIFAEELHKIWYRTWVFVGHESEVSQPNDYVRKKLGPQDVIMTRDRDGQIHLLLNRCSHRGNQVCDDARGNSSTFRCPYHGWTFRNTGELVGFPFFKGYGGRKLDLPMGRVPRVDSYGGFVFGSFAADGPCLLEHLGAAAGEIDRLTRLSPLGRVELTAGWLQHLTRANWKLLAENETDGYHPQFVHGSIFGVTGSTIAPLYSDSSAAVTRDLGGGHSENDLRPEFRKFAEPMRWFGTTESRVPEYVSAMRRLHGAAAEQILIEGGPHVMIFPNLFIAEIQVFNIQPVAVDECVQYSTAVQLAGAHELNRRMVSQCIGSVGPAGMLLADDTEMYERNQQGLAALSPEWLDVRRGLNRETVDDAGFTIGAATDETGMRAFWSHYQALMSKD; encoded by the coding sequence ATGACATCGGTCAGCCAACCCGAGGCGTCGACCGGCGCGCGCTACGAGCAGCTGATCCGTCCCGACAAGGTGCACAGCTCGCTCTACACCGACCCGTCGATCTTCGCTGAAGAGTTGCACAAAATCTGGTATCGCACTTGGGTATTCGTGGGTCACGAAAGCGAAGTCAGTCAGCCCAATGACTACGTGCGGAAAAAGCTCGGGCCGCAAGACGTCATCATGACCCGGGACCGCGACGGCCAGATCCATCTGCTCCTCAACCGGTGCTCACACCGCGGAAACCAGGTCTGTGACGACGCCAGAGGCAACTCGAGCACCTTCCGGTGCCCCTACCACGGGTGGACCTTTCGCAACACTGGAGAACTAGTCGGGTTCCCTTTCTTCAAGGGATACGGTGGGCGCAAACTCGACCTGCCCATGGGGCGGGTGCCCCGCGTGGACTCCTACGGCGGTTTTGTGTTCGGCAGCTTCGCCGCAGACGGCCCCTGCCTGCTCGAGCACCTCGGGGCCGCCGCCGGCGAGATCGACCGCTTGACCCGGCTGTCACCATTGGGACGCGTTGAGCTGACCGCGGGCTGGCTGCAGCACCTCACCCGCGCAAACTGGAAACTGCTCGCCGAGAATGAAACCGACGGTTACCACCCGCAGTTCGTGCACGGCTCTATCTTCGGGGTCACCGGTTCCACGATCGCTCCTCTCTACAGCGACTCCTCGGCGGCCGTTACCCGGGATCTGGGCGGCGGGCACAGCGAAAACGACCTGCGCCCGGAGTTTCGCAAGTTCGCCGAACCGATGCGATGGTTCGGCACCACGGAATCGCGAGTCCCCGAATATGTGTCGGCGATGCGCCGATTGCACGGCGCCGCCGCTGAGCAGATCCTGATCGAGGGCGGCCCGCACGTGATGATCTTCCCGAATCTGTTCATCGCCGAAATCCAGGTCTTCAACATCCAGCCGGTTGCCGTCGATGAGTGTGTCCAGTACTCCACCGCGGTCCAACTTGCCGGCGCGCACGAACTCAATCGCAGAATGGTGTCCCAATGCATCGGGTCGGTGGGTCCCGCCGGCATGTTGCTGGCCGATGACACCGAAATGTATGAACGCAACCAACAGGGCCTTGCGGCCCTCTCTCCCGAGTGGTTGGACGTCCGCCGCGGCTTGAACCGTGAAACCGTCGACGACGCGGGGTTCACGATCGGCGCGGCCACCGATGAGACCGGGATGCGCGCATTTTGGTCTCACTACCAGGCTTTGATGAGTAAGGACTGA
- a CDS encoding OB-fold domain-containing protein, translating to MNTGLLGYASYLPRHRLCGQDIGMRGGDRVIASYDEDSTTMAVAAASHLVTSTVAPAALYFATSSPAYADKTNATALHAALGLPPDVLAADMCGTGRSAFAAMAAAANGGGLVVAADVRVGKPGSADEKLGGDGAAALLFGAGDVIAEHLASRSVTEEFLDRWRDPTAITGQQWEERFGGQRYAALIRSAARGALDAAGIADPDHVVLACPNSGVVKRAHTLVKGQKTVSTSAAGFSGAADALIALCGALDIAQPGETVLVLSATDGCDAMVLRTTAQLSGARQPRPLSDQRAEGAVVEHLRYLSWRGLVAVEPPRRPEPDRSAAPPASRAARWKFGLTGSRCRHCGFTHLPSVRVCRSCGATDEMDPAPASRLSGTVVTYTVDRLAFSPSPPMVQAVIDVDGGGRCTLEVADARPDQLRVGARVRFSFRRLFTAGAVHDYFWKAIQDDAE from the coding sequence GTGAACACCGGCCTCTTGGGCTACGCCAGCTACCTGCCGCGCCACCGACTGTGCGGCCAGGACATCGGGATGCGCGGCGGGGACCGGGTAATCGCTTCGTACGACGAGGATTCGACCACCATGGCTGTGGCCGCCGCCAGCCATCTGGTGACATCCACCGTTGCGCCCGCGGCGTTGTACTTTGCCACCAGCTCGCCGGCCTACGCCGACAAAACCAACGCCACGGCCCTCCACGCAGCGCTCGGGCTGCCCCCTGACGTGCTGGCTGCCGACATGTGCGGGACGGGGCGCAGCGCGTTCGCTGCCATGGCTGCTGCGGCGAACGGCGGGGGACTGGTGGTCGCCGCTGATGTGCGGGTCGGCAAACCCGGTTCGGCCGACGAGAAGTTGGGCGGCGATGGGGCCGCGGCCCTGCTGTTCGGTGCGGGAGACGTGATCGCCGAGCACCTCGCGTCACGGTCGGTCACCGAAGAGTTCCTCGACCGATGGCGCGACCCCACCGCGATCACCGGCCAGCAGTGGGAGGAGCGGTTCGGTGGCCAGCGGTATGCGGCCCTCATCCGCAGCGCCGCCCGCGGCGCGCTCGACGCCGCGGGGATCGCCGACCCCGACCATGTCGTGTTGGCCTGTCCCAACAGCGGAGTCGTCAAGCGCGCGCACACACTGGTGAAAGGACAGAAGACGGTCAGCACCTCCGCGGCAGGGTTCAGTGGGGCCGCCGACGCACTGATCGCGTTGTGCGGCGCGCTCGACATCGCCCAACCGGGCGAAACGGTGCTGGTGCTCTCGGCCACCGACGGCTGCGATGCCATGGTGCTACGCACCACCGCGCAGCTGTCCGGTGCTCGTCAGCCCCGCCCACTCAGCGACCAGCGTGCCGAGGGCGCTGTCGTTGAACACCTGAGGTATCTGTCTTGGCGGGGGCTGGTCGCCGTTGAGCCGCCCCGGCGGCCCGAACCCGATCGCTCCGCGGCACCGCCCGCCTCACGGGCCGCGCGATGGAAATTCGGTCTTACCGGATCACGCTGCCGCCATTGTGGTTTTACTCACCTACCCTCGGTAAGGGTCTGCCGGTCCTGCGGGGCGACCGACGAGATGGATCCGGCGCCAGCCTCTCGGCTGAGCGGCACGGTGGTCACCTACACCGTGGATCGTCTCGCGTTTTCCCCTTCGCCGCCAATGGTTCAGGCGGTGATCGATGTCGACGGCGGCGGACGCTGCACCCTCGAGGTCGCCGACGCCCGGCCCGACCAGCTGCGAGTCGGTGCCCGAGTGCGTTTCAGCTTCCGCCGGTTATTCACCGCCGGCGCTGTGCACGACTACTTCTGGAAGGCGATCCAAGACGATGCCGAGTAA
- a CDS encoding class I adenylate-forming enzyme family protein: protein MTTSPAGCATRQLAEAFWAADRSVPLVDDTVGGLLAARAAEHPGRKALVAASHDGGDSVQLSYAELFEEARRVAGALAALADPGDFVALWAPNVVEWTLIQYGAALAGVVLVALNPLLRESELDYALRHCRASVLLHADVSRDYRMVDVAERVCRDIAGLRRVSLSDTAAWKSTGVDPHIFSRAPVDPDTPVMLQYTSGTTGLPKGVLLTHRALVNVAKLTMEATRVPKAAVCMNPLPLFHTAGCVIATLGPLWVGGTAVVCGRFTPGSALSALRAHGATVLFYVPTLLRALLEHQRASNEPAPALRIIMGGAADVSAELIDGAAAVFGANVYNLYGQTELAPVLTLTRPSDSHADRLCTVGRPLPQVDCKVIDPCEGHVVPVGQTGEICARGYQQFVEYLHDPEGTARALDADGFLRTGDLGTMDDRGFITVTGRLKELIIRGGENLSPAEIERVVTQFDCVEESVAVGLPDDRLGEIVCVVCRGAGLRRSALKDDLIAHCRARMAAYKVPVRWFLADQFPVTATGKVRRFALREAILRNELDEL from the coding sequence ATGACCACGTCCCCGGCGGGGTGTGCCACACGCCAACTGGCCGAGGCCTTCTGGGCCGCAGACCGCAGCGTGCCTCTAGTCGATGACACCGTGGGAGGGCTGCTGGCCGCGCGTGCTGCCGAGCATCCCGGGCGCAAGGCGCTCGTCGCGGCGAGCCATGATGGCGGCGATAGCGTGCAGTTGAGCTATGCCGAGTTGTTCGAGGAGGCCCGCCGCGTAGCGGGCGCGCTGGCTGCGCTCGCAGACCCCGGCGATTTCGTGGCGCTCTGGGCGCCCAACGTGGTGGAGTGGACGCTCATTCAATACGGGGCGGCCCTGGCCGGTGTGGTGCTGGTAGCGCTGAACCCGCTGCTGCGGGAAAGCGAACTGGACTACGCATTACGGCATTGTCGGGCCAGCGTGCTGCTGCACGCCGACGTCAGCCGCGACTACCGGATGGTCGATGTCGCGGAGCGGGTATGCCGCGACATTGCCGGACTGCGACGTGTTTCGCTGTCGGACACTGCCGCGTGGAAGTCCACCGGCGTTGACCCTCATATTTTTTCACGCGCACCGGTCGATCCGGACACTCCTGTCATGTTGCAGTACACGTCCGGGACCACCGGTCTACCCAAAGGCGTGTTGCTGACCCACCGCGCACTGGTGAACGTCGCCAAGCTCACGATGGAAGCGACCCGGGTCCCGAAGGCCGCGGTCTGCATGAACCCGCTTCCTCTTTTCCACACCGCCGGATGTGTGATCGCCACCCTAGGGCCGTTATGGGTAGGCGGTACGGCCGTGGTGTGCGGGCGGTTTACCCCCGGCTCTGCGCTCAGCGCCCTTCGCGCGCATGGGGCCACAGTGCTGTTCTATGTGCCAACCCTGCTTCGCGCCCTGCTGGAACACCAGCGTGCCAGCAACGAGCCGGCGCCCGCGTTGCGCATCATCATGGGCGGCGCTGCCGATGTATCCGCCGAGCTGATCGATGGCGCCGCAGCGGTGTTCGGTGCCAACGTCTACAACCTTTACGGCCAAACGGAACTCGCGCCGGTGCTCACCTTGACCCGGCCATCCGACAGCCACGCCGACCGCCTCTGTACCGTCGGACGTCCACTGCCGCAGGTGGACTGCAAGGTCATCGATCCCTGCGAGGGTCACGTCGTGCCGGTCGGACAAACGGGCGAAATCTGCGCGCGCGGATACCAACAATTCGTCGAGTATCTGCACGACCCCGAGGGCACGGCACGGGCGCTCGACGCCGACGGGTTTTTGCGAACCGGGGATCTCGGGACCATGGACGATCGTGGATTCATCACCGTCACCGGCAGGTTGAAAGAACTCATCATCCGCGGCGGCGAGAACCTCTCGCCGGCGGAGATTGAGCGCGTCGTGACTCAATTCGACTGCGTCGAGGAGTCCGTCGCGGTCGGGCTGCCCGACGACCGACTCGGTGAAATCGTATGCGTCGTCTGCCGGGGGGCGGGCCTCCGTCGCAGCGCGCTGAAAGATGATCTGATCGCCCACTGTCGCGCACGCATGGCCGCTTACAAGGTGCCAGTGCGGTGGTTTCTCGCCGATCAGTTCCCGGTGACGGCGACCGGCAAAGTCCGCCGTTTCGCGCTGCGCGAGGCCATCCTGCGTAACGAGTTGGACGAGCTATGA
- a CDS encoding acetyl-CoA acetyltransferase — protein sequence MPSKGITGKVAVVAMGCSRFGERWEASTDDLILEAYRECLDTPAGIRADDIDAYWLGTLSSGLGGLTLSRAIGSDDKPVTRVENFCATGSEAFRNACYAVAAGAYDVAMAVGVEKLKDSGYSGLLRQDPPGDGTAPELSMTAPAAFSMLDPAYCARHGVHADEMRAAMTHVAWKNHDNGARNAKAQFRSPVSRETIDNAPKVAGRLGVFDCSGVSDGAACALIVPAARALDYTAAPMYVEALSLVAGSARAAMDSRYDFTTFPEVVKSAKDAYAQAGIDRPAAQLSLAEVHDCFTPTEIVLMEDLGFCDVGHAWKHVLDGDFDADGRLLVNPDGGLKSFGHPVGASGLRMLYEAWLQFRGEAGERQLSDPHTALTHNLGGRPGGCVSFVSIVSRTPRTRI from the coding sequence ATGCCGAGTAAGGGCATAACCGGCAAGGTGGCGGTCGTAGCGATGGGGTGCAGCCGGTTCGGCGAGCGATGGGAAGCCTCAACCGACGACCTGATCCTGGAGGCGTATCGCGAGTGTCTTGACACACCCGCGGGTATCCGCGCCGACGACATTGACGCCTACTGGTTGGGGACACTGAGTTCGGGGCTGGGCGGGCTGACCCTGAGCCGGGCCATCGGCAGCGATGACAAACCGGTGACCCGGGTGGAAAACTTCTGCGCGACCGGTTCCGAAGCATTCCGCAACGCCTGCTACGCCGTGGCGGCCGGAGCCTATGACGTCGCCATGGCCGTCGGCGTCGAAAAGCTCAAAGATTCCGGCTATTCGGGATTGCTGCGCCAAGACCCGCCCGGCGACGGTACTGCCCCGGAGTTGTCGATGACCGCTCCGGCGGCCTTTTCCATGCTCGATCCAGCCTACTGCGCGCGCCACGGCGTGCATGCTGACGAAATGCGCGCCGCGATGACCCATGTCGCGTGGAAGAATCACGACAACGGAGCCCGAAATGCCAAGGCGCAGTTCCGTTCCCCCGTCAGCCGGGAAACCATTGACAATGCGCCCAAGGTGGCCGGACGGCTCGGTGTGTTCGACTGTTCGGGTGTCTCCGACGGGGCCGCGTGCGCGCTGATCGTTCCCGCCGCGCGCGCTTTGGACTACACCGCCGCGCCGATGTATGTCGAAGCGCTGTCGCTGGTCGCCGGGTCCGCCCGGGCTGCAATGGATTCCCGGTACGACTTCACTACCTTCCCCGAGGTCGTCAAGTCCGCCAAAGACGCCTACGCCCAGGCGGGCATAGACCGACCCGCAGCACAGCTCTCGCTGGCCGAAGTGCATGACTGTTTCACCCCCACCGAGATCGTACTCATGGAAGACTTGGGCTTCTGTGATGTCGGCCACGCGTGGAAGCACGTGCTGGACGGTGACTTCGACGCCGACGGTCGGCTCCTGGTTAATCCGGATGGTGGCCTGAAGTCGTTCGGCCATCCCGTCGGAGCGAGTGGCCTGCGGATGCTCTATGAAGCATGGCTGCAGTTCCGCGGGGAGGCCGGCGAACGGCAGCTGTCCGACCCGCACACCGCGCTCACCCACAATCTGGGTGGACGGCCCGGCGGCTGTGTGTCGTTTGTGTCGATCGTGTCCCGTACACCGCGCACAAGAATCTAA
- a CDS encoding aromatic-ring-hydroxylating dioxygenase subunit beta, which produces MTASTTSPATELGPIPAGFDRFEIEQFLYREARYADESDYDSWEALWTDDALYWVPAAPNTTDPAGQMSIIFDNRSRISTRLKQVRTGRRYAQAPPSHLRHLLSNIEWLGGRSNPEGGVDLEVAANFLVLEARARGTHLWGGRATYRIRRVGDGMRLAFKKVVLVDNDKPVPTLGFLI; this is translated from the coding sequence ATGACCGCGTCAACGACGAGTCCCGCTACCGAGCTCGGTCCGATCCCCGCGGGTTTCGACCGATTCGAGATCGAGCAGTTCCTCTACCGCGAAGCCCGGTACGCCGACGAAAGCGACTACGACAGCTGGGAGGCGCTGTGGACCGATGATGCCCTGTACTGGGTGCCCGCGGCGCCGAACACCACGGATCCGGCGGGCCAGATGTCCATCATTTTCGACAACCGCAGCCGCATCTCCACACGGCTCAAACAAGTCCGCACCGGCAGGCGCTACGCCCAGGCGCCGCCATCGCATCTGCGCCACCTGCTGTCCAACATCGAATGGCTTGGGGGACGGTCGAATCCCGAGGGCGGTGTCGATCTGGAAGTCGCGGCCAACTTCCTGGTGCTGGAAGCGCGCGCGCGGGGGACCCACCTGTGGGGCGGACGCGCCACCTACCGGATCCGTCGGGTGGGCGATGGCATGCGGCTGGCCTTCAAGAAGGTGGTGCTCGTCGACAACGACAAGCCCGTTCCCACCCTGGGCTTTCTGATTTAG
- a CDS encoding acetyl-CoA C-acetyltransferase encodes MRRAAIVAPLRTAVGTFGGSLRPMRAEDLAAHVIRAVVAQSAIDPELIEDVVFAQSYANSEAPCIGRWAALHAGLPVSTPGLQIDRRCGGGLQAVITAAMTVQTGAADVVLAGGVESMSNIEHYTTTTRWGARSGNQILYDRLDRGRELSQPVWRFGPISGMIETAENLAVDHGIERASADAFAARSHQRAAAAQRSGMFHGEIVAVEVPQSRGQPIVVDRDEGIRPESTVETLARLRPIIPDGTVTAGNSSQQNDAAAACLVVGEDHLDALGLEPIGFLESWAAVGCEPSRMGIGPVGAVEKLLKRTNVGLDDLDLIEINEAFAVEVLAVLSGWGVKLDDVDDRLNVNGSGISLGHPIGATGVRVLTTMLHELRRRRGGLALETMCIGGGQGLAALFRGVA; translated from the coding sequence ATGAGGCGCGCCGCGATCGTCGCTCCGCTGCGCACAGCGGTGGGAACTTTCGGTGGCAGTCTTCGCCCGATGCGCGCCGAGGACCTGGCCGCCCATGTCATCAGAGCCGTTGTAGCGCAGAGTGCTATCGACCCAGAACTGATCGAGGACGTGGTGTTCGCTCAGTCCTACGCCAATTCCGAGGCGCCGTGCATCGGGCGGTGGGCGGCTCTGCACGCCGGCTTGCCGGTCAGCACGCCGGGCCTGCAGATCGACCGCCGCTGCGGTGGGGGACTGCAAGCCGTGATCACCGCCGCGATGACGGTGCAGACTGGCGCGGCCGACGTGGTGCTCGCCGGCGGCGTCGAGTCCATGAGCAACATCGAGCACTACACCACCACGACGCGATGGGGCGCGCGGTCGGGAAACCAAATCCTCTACGATCGGCTCGACCGCGGACGCGAGCTCTCCCAGCCGGTATGGCGTTTCGGACCCATCAGCGGAATGATCGAAACCGCGGAGAACCTGGCCGTTGACCACGGCATCGAGCGCGCATCAGCTGACGCGTTCGCCGCGCGCAGTCATCAGCGTGCAGCCGCCGCGCAGCGGTCCGGGATGTTCCACGGCGAGATCGTCGCCGTGGAGGTCCCACAAAGCCGGGGCCAGCCCATCGTGGTGGACCGTGACGAGGGGATCCGGCCCGAGTCCACGGTCGAAACCCTGGCGCGGCTGCGCCCCATCATCCCTGACGGCACCGTCACGGCCGGCAACTCCAGTCAGCAAAACGATGCCGCCGCAGCCTGTCTGGTCGTCGGCGAAGACCACCTCGACGCGCTTGGGCTGGAGCCAATTGGTTTCCTGGAAAGCTGGGCGGCGGTTGGCTGCGAGCCCTCCCGCATGGGCATCGGTCCGGTGGGCGCGGTCGAAAAGCTGCTCAAAAGGACCAACGTGGGTCTCGACGATCTCGATCTCATCGAGATCAACGAGGCATTCGCCGTGGAGGTGTTGGCGGTGCTCTCGGGCTGGGGAGTCAAGCTCGACGACGTGGACGACCGGCTCAACGTCAACGGATCGGGTATTTCGCTGGGCCATCCGATCGGCGCCACCGGAGTACGGGTTCTCACCACGATGTTGCACGAACTTCGCCGCCGCCGCGGCGGCCTTGCGTTGGAGACGATGTGCATTGGGGGCGGGCAGGGGCTGGCCGCGCTATTCAGGGGGGTTGCGTGA
- a CDS encoding enoyl-CoA hydratase/isomerase family protein codes for MSEVLCTVDGSIGRLTLNRPERMNAITVALAGQLEARLRALGEHRDVHAIVIRGAGGNFCAGGDFEEVERLRAEGKPALRTLFSSFHAACQMVSRLDIPVIAVVEGVAMAGGFELMLAADIVLVREDARIADNHINFGMIPGGGSTVRLPRIVGRQAAMALLLSGDRISGADAVARGLAYRSFAAADFEPGVETFMARLAGRDRGAITGIKRLVCDGLNQPIEPALSDETDAVVQRICGQAGNDGVSAFKNREVHT; via the coding sequence GTGAGCGAGGTCCTCTGCACAGTCGACGGCAGCATCGGTCGGCTTACCTTGAACCGCCCGGAGCGGATGAATGCGATCACCGTCGCGTTGGCCGGCCAACTCGAGGCCCGGCTGCGCGCCCTCGGAGAGCATCGGGACGTGCATGCGATCGTGATCAGGGGTGCAGGCGGGAACTTCTGCGCCGGAGGCGATTTCGAGGAAGTCGAACGCCTTCGCGCCGAGGGCAAGCCGGCGTTGCGCACGTTGTTCAGCTCATTCCACGCCGCGTGCCAAATGGTCAGTCGGCTGGATATCCCCGTCATCGCGGTAGTCGAGGGAGTGGCGATGGCCGGGGGATTCGAGTTGATGCTGGCCGCCGATATCGTGCTCGTCCGTGAGGACGCGCGGATCGCGGACAACCACATCAACTTCGGCATGATCCCCGGCGGTGGCAGCACCGTCCGGCTGCCCCGGATCGTCGGCCGGCAAGCAGCGATGGCACTGCTGCTCTCGGGTGATCGGATATCCGGCGCCGATGCCGTCGCGCGCGGGCTGGCTTACCGGTCGTTCGCCGCGGCCGATTTCGAACCCGGGGTCGAAACGTTCATGGCTCGGCTCGCCGGACGTGACCGCGGGGCCATCACCGGGATCAAGCGGCTCGTTTGCGATGGTCTGAACCAGCCGATCGAACCAGCCCTGAGCGACGAAACCGACGCCGTCGTCCAGCGAATCTGCGGGCAGGCCGGCAACGATGGAGTGTCGGCGTTCAAGAACAGAGAGGTGCACACGTGA
- a CDS encoding enoyl-CoA hydratase/isomerase family protein, protein MTTTLHAPVLRDVDSDGIARIRLNRPQSSNGLNVETLKALHEAVLACHADPAVKVVLLSGEGRNFCAGGDVRTFESKGAALPDYLREATAWLQLATAALIQLKAPVIAAVQGFAAGGGGLGLVCASDIVIAARSAKFFSGAVRVGMAPDGGSSVTLTQLVGLRQALRILLTNPTLTAEEAAAIGLITDVVDDDALTEQAERAARQLAAMPSLALSATKRLVWSGLGAPVEARLAEEARIVSELSGTADALEGLRAVIERRAPRFTGQ, encoded by the coding sequence GTGACCACCACGCTGCACGCGCCGGTGTTGCGTGATGTCGACTCCGACGGCATTGCACGCATTCGGCTCAACCGCCCCCAGTCCTCAAACGGCCTCAACGTCGAAACTCTCAAGGCGCTGCACGAGGCGGTGCTGGCTTGCCATGCCGACCCCGCGGTCAAAGTTGTTCTGCTGTCGGGGGAAGGCCGCAATTTCTGTGCCGGAGGAGACGTTCGCACCTTCGAATCCAAAGGCGCGGCGCTGCCCGATTACCTTCGCGAAGCGACGGCGTGGCTGCAGCTGGCTACCGCAGCCCTCATCCAACTGAAAGCTCCGGTCATCGCAGCGGTGCAAGGTTTCGCCGCCGGCGGGGGCGGCCTGGGACTGGTGTGCGCGTCAGACATCGTCATCGCCGCGCGCTCGGCGAAGTTCTTCTCCGGCGCGGTCCGCGTCGGGATGGCGCCCGACGGGGGTTCATCGGTGACGCTGACGCAGTTGGTCGGGCTGCGCCAGGCTCTCCGAATCCTGTTGACCAACCCGACGCTCACCGCCGAGGAGGCCGCCGCGATCGGGTTGATCACGGACGTCGTCGACGACGACGCGCTGACGGAGCAGGCCGAGCGGGCCGCCCGTCAGCTGGCGGCGATGCCGTCGTTGGCCTTGTCGGCCACCAAGCGGCTGGTGTGGTCCGGTCTGGGCGCCCCCGTCGAGGCGCGGCTGGCCGAAGAGGCCCGGATCGTCTCCGAACTGTCGGGGACGGCCGACGCCCTGGAAGGGTTGCGTGCGGTCATCGAACGCCGCGCCCCAAGGTTCACCGGCCAATGA